A stretch of Chloroflexota bacterium DNA encodes these proteins:
- a CDS encoding sugar ABC transporter permease, whose protein sequence is MLATRWRTNRLRIKAILTGLGFISPWLVGYMTFTIYPIIASLYYSLMRYDVLRPPRFIGLENYLELLTKDTIFRTVVWNTLFLVFIGVPAGLATAFLLASLLNKDIKIRPVFRTIFFLPSLVPAVASAEVWRWVYNTNYGLINSLLKGMGLSVIPFLSSVHLAKPSLILIHMWSQGTAIVIFLAALQDVPRSLYDAALVDGANAFQRFWHVTIPMCTPAILFVMLTGMIGMFQYFTLGWLLTEGGPHEATEFYSIYLYRNAFQYFKMGYASALAWILFIIIVTFTVLIFRSSARWVYYAGEEL, encoded by the coding sequence ATGCTCGCGACACGATGGCGTACGAATCGGTTACGAATCAAGGCTATTCTGACCGGACTCGGCTTCATCTCTCCCTGGCTGGTGGGATATATGACTTTCACGATCTATCCCATCATCGCCTCCCTGTACTACAGCTTGATGCGTTACGACGTCCTGCGCCCACCTCGTTTCATCGGGCTGGAGAACTATCTCGAACTGCTCACCAAGGACACGATCTTCCGCACCGTTGTGTGGAACACCCTGTTCCTGGTCTTCATCGGGGTGCCAGCGGGGCTGGCCACGGCCTTCCTCCTGGCCTCCCTGCTCAATAAGGACATCAAGATCCGTCCCGTATTCCGGACGATCTTCTTCCTTCCCTCTCTTGTGCCCGCGGTGGCCTCAGCCGAGGTGTGGCGCTGGGTCTACAATACGAACTACGGGCTCATCAACTCCTTACTGAAAGGAATGGGGCTCAGTGTGATCCCCTTCCTATCATCCGTGCACCTGGCCAAGCCATCGCTGATCCTCATCCACATGTGGTCCCAGGGCACGGCCATCGTGATCTTCCTGGCCGCCCTGCAGGACGTGCCTCGATCGCTCTATGACGCGGCCTTGGTCGACGGCGCCAATGCCTTCCAACGGTTCTGGCATGTGACGATCCCCATGTGCACGCCGGCCATCCTCTTCGTCATGCTTACGGGCATGATCGGCATGTTCCAATATTTCACCCTAGGCTGGCTGCTCACCGAAGGCGGGCCTCACGAGGCAACGGAATTCTATAGCATCTACCTGTACCGGAACGCCTTCCAATATTTCAAGATGGGGTATGCGTCCGCGCTGGCATGGATCTTGTTTATCATCATTGTCACGTTCACCGTCCTCATCTTTCGTTCATCCGCGCGCTGGGTCTACTACGCCGGGGAAGAGCTTTGA